One window from the genome of Vidua chalybeata isolate OUT-0048 chromosome 3, bVidCha1 merged haplotype, whole genome shotgun sequence encodes:
- the LOC128785206 gene encoding mucin-1-like, which translates to MIPTPGICYMFSHLYSTNQTTNIQPFHFITGETSTHSSSQVSRTQTTLLATLAHVHTPESELTELVTAKHLSQLPVLPGTAHLPVISSPARHKHPGLAAPSPPTPGPCPPLATVPHPPSPSVTRARPDTPQGPANARARARRPPPGPAPAAATGTRRTPPAPSSVPPTRGRARRLPSRSAVRGLGRVSAAPALSSPAAGGRRRPGLAAPARSPGAHPPHAMFAAPPPPGAAAPALAPARLLSPFPRSAPAALSTCAPRVPRRPAALRGSARARAVLARAQVRAAPRWPPPAAAAARSRTRSAASSADMLEPPSPPARVTALGRAGRGQAHPARPGPPTIGRRPRRHSPSSLSLVDAFAAHTQAPPKSFSLIGSPSSALVTIGCSARQSRRQRTHSVFLRTFFFSASQPRAGLTEAAVSERPRPSQPPSRRHIPSLPAARFACRPLAPSAATPAASLAPAAASPRGREPTRGCLLLIGRRPCQSSAAGGAAERGPARAPSRSARRLVAGRARGARPPPCPTGGSGEYPYVRAITSPPANQGARGQVSRPRGRGLAPPAGPAASRTAPLGDGGAAAVTAPKSETGGFSVLCVPICPRASSAVSRLRGRRVRGPARVPE; encoded by the exons ATGATCCCAACACCTGGCATTTGCTACATGTTTTCCCATTTGTATTCCACGAACCAAACAACAAATATCCAGCCTTTCCATTTCATTACAGGTGAAACATCAACTCACAGCTCCTCTCAGGTTTCCAGGACACAGACCACGTTGCTTGCTACTCTAGCCCATGTCCACACACCAGAGAGCGAGCTCACCGAGCTGGTGACAGCCAAGCATCTCTCTCAGCTCCCAGT GCTCCCAGGCACTGCCCATCTGCCTGTGATTTCATCCCCAGCTCGTCACAAGCACCCAGGCCTCGCGGCACCTTCTCCCCCGACACCGGGGCCGTGCCCGCCGCTCGCCACCGTCCCCCACCCGCCCAGCCCGTCGGTAACACGGGCCCGGCCCGACACTCCCCAGGGCCCGGCCAATGCACGTGCGCGAGCCCGCCGgccgccccccggcccggctccgGCCGCAGCCACCGGCACACGCCGGACACCTCCGGCGCCTTCCTCGGTGCCACCCACGCGAGGCCGAGCCCGCCGGCTCCCCAGCCGCAGCGCCGTGCGGGGCCTGGGCCGTGtcagcgcggccccggccctCTCTTCTCCCGCGGCGGGAGGAAGGCGGCGGCCGGGCCTCGCGGCGCCCGCTCGCTCCCCGGGGGCGCACCCACCGCACGCGATGTtcgctgccccccccccccccggcgccgcagccccggccctaGCCCCGGCCCGCCTGCTAAGCCCCTTCCCCCGCTCTGCCCCGGCCGCTCTCTCTACCTGTGCGCCCCGCGTCCCCCGGCGCCCGGCGGCGCTGCGGGGCTCAGCGCGGGCGCGGGCGGTGCTGGCTCGCGCTCAGGTGCGCGCCGCCCCGCGCTGgccgccgccggccgccgccgccgcccggtCGCGCACTCGGAGCGCCGCCAGCAGCGCGGACATGTTGGAGCCGCCGTCCCCCCCCGCCCGCGTCACCGCGCTCGGGAGAGCCGGGCGGGGCCAGGCTcaccccgcccgccccggcccgccgaCCATTGGCCGCCGGCCCCGTCGGCACAGCCCTTCCTCGCTGTCATTGGTAGATGCGTTCGCCGCTCACACGCAGGCCCCGCCGAAAAGCTTTTCTCTGATTGGGTCTCCCTCGTCTGCTTTGGTAACTATTGGCTGCAGCGCTCGTCAGTCAAGACGACAGCGCACGCACTCCGTCTTTCTCcgcactttttttttttcggcCTCGCAGCCTCGGGCAGGACTGACGGAAGCGGCTGTGAGCGAGCGCCCTCGcccctcccagcctccctcccGCCGCCACATCCCCTCCCTCCCGGCGGCACGCTTTGCCTGCAGGCCATTGGCTCCGAGCGCCGCCACTCCCGCAGCCTCTCTCGCCCCGGCCGCCGCTTCGCCAAGGGGGCGTGAACCGACCCGCGGGTGCCTTCTCCTGATTGGCCGCCGCCCCTGCCAATCAAGCGCGGCCGGCGGGGCAGCCGAGCGCGGTCCGGCCCGCGCGCCGAGCCGCTCCGCACGGCGATTGGTCGCGGGGCGGGCGAGAGGCGCGCGACCTCCCCCGTGCCCCACGGGGGGCAGTGGGGAGTACCCGTATGTGCGCGCGATTACGTCACCGCCAGCCAATCAGGGCGCGCGGGGGCAGGTGTCCCGCCCGAGGGGGCGGGGCCTAGCACCCCCGGCGGGACCCGCAGCGTCTCGCACGGCGCCGCTCGGGGACGGCGGGGCTGCTGCTGTTACGGCACCAAAGAGCGAGACTGGAGGTTTCTCGGTCCTCTGCGTTCCCATCTGCCCGCGGGCCTCGAGCGCCGTGTCCCGGCTCAGGGGACGGAGGGTCCGCGGCCCCGCTCGGGTGCCTGAGTGA